In the genome of Curtobacterium sp. MCLR17_036, the window GTCGTCGTACAGGCTCGTGAGCTCGACCTTGCGCGTCACCGGGCCGTGCACGACCTGGGTCCCGATGCCGCGACGGCGGACCAGCAGGCCCTTGTCGACGAGGTCCTGGATCGCGCGACGGATCGTCGGCCGCGACAGACCGAGCCGCTCACCGAGGGCGATCTCGTTCTCGAGCCGGGCCCCAGGGGGCATCGCACCGGAGCGGATCGACTCCTCGATGCGCGAGGCGACCTGGAAGTAGAGGGGCATGGGACCCGACCGGTCCAGGTCCATGAACAGGTCGGACGGCAGCTGGCCTTCGTTGGGCATCGCGGTCCTCCACACCTGCGGGACACCGGCGTCGGAGCCGACGGCATTGTCGTGACAATACCACCGGGGGCGCGGCGCCCCGGCTGCGGCGGTCAGTCGGAGAAGACCATCGGGCGGTTCGACAGCCGCGGCTGCGTGGTGCCCTTCGGCTTCTCGTCGCGCGCCCGGACCGGCGCGATCGACACCCGGGTCGCGGCGCCGAGCGCCTCGACGGTGTCGGCGCCGTGGTGCCCTGCGGCGTGCACGACGATCGCGGCGCAGGCCTCGGCGTCGGCGGCTGCGTCGTGGTGCTGGAAGCCCGCGAACCCGGCGGCCATCGCGGCGCTGGGCAGCCGGTACGAGTCGAGCGTGTAGGTCTTGCGGGCGACCGCGAGCGAGCACAGCGAGTGGTGCTCGGCGAGGTCGGTACCGGTCGCGGAGCACCCGCCGGCGATGACGCCCATGTCGAAGCGGGCGTTGTGCGCCACGAGGACGTCGCCCTCGGCGAACGCCACGATGTCCGGGTACTGCTGCTCCCACGACTTCGCGCCGACGACGTCGGACGCGACGATGCCGTGGATCCGGGTGTTCCACTCGAGGAACGCGTCGTGGCCGAGCGGCGGCCGGATGAACCACGACGCCCGGTCGACGACCCGGCCCGCGCGGACCTTGACGAGCCCGACCGAGCACGCGCTGGCGGGCGAGCTGTTCGCGGTCTCGAAGTCGATCGCAGTGAAGTTCAACGGCACGCCCTCGATCGTCGCACGCGGTGCCGACATCGCCGGAACGCGCGCCCGGCGTTGCGTCAGCGGCCGCTCTACTCTGGACGCCATGGGGAACGAGGACGACCGCCGACCGCTCGTGTTGCTGCTCGCCGGGTCCGGCTACGGCCAGCAGGCGCCGCTGCTCTGGTGGTCGCGGTTCGTCGCCGAGGCCGCCGGGTGCGAGGTCGTCGCCCCCTCGTGGGTCGTCGACGACGCAGCGGGAGCCGACCCGGTCGGGTTCGTCGAACGCGCCGTCGACGCCGCCCTCGGCGGGCGGCTGCCTGACCTCGTCGTCGCGAAGTCCTTCGGCTGCTGCGCACTGCCGTGGGCGGTCCGGAACGGCGTGCCCGGCGTCTGGCTGACCCCCGTCCTGTCCCTCGACGCCGTCGCGACGGCGCTCGCCGCCGCTCCCGACGTGCACGACGCGATCGGGGGTTCGGACGATCCCCTCTGGCAACCGCAGCGTGTCCCGGGGACGGCTGCGCGCCTCCAGACCGTCGACCGTGCCGACCACGCACTCCAGGTGACGGGCGACTGGCGACTGTCCCAGCGCCTGCAGGCCGACGTCTCCGCCCTGGTGGAACGCCGCGTGGCCGGCCTGGGCGAGCCGCGTCGCGTCTCCTGACGGTCGGACGGGAGGCCCGGGTCGGCCCCGACGGGCGGCCGCCGGTAGGCTGTGCTCCCGTGGCTCTCACCATCGGAATCGTCGGTCTCCCGAACGTCGGCAAGTCGACCCTGTTCAACGCCCTGACCAAGAATCAGGTGCTCGCGGCGAACTACCCGTTCGCGACCATCGAGCCGAACGTCGGCGTGGTGAACCTGCCCGACCCGCGGCTCGACCAGCTCGCCGAGCTGTTCCACTCCGAGAAGACCGTGCCCGCGCCGGTGTCGTTCGTCGACATCGCCGGCATCGTCAAGGGCGCCAGCGAGGGCGAGGGGCTCGGCAACAAGTTCCTGGCGAACATCCGCGAGGCCGACGCCATCGCGCAGGTCGTCCGCGGCTTCACCGACGACGACGTCGT includes:
- a CDS encoding exonuclease domain-containing protein, with translation MPLNFTAIDFETANSSPASACSVGLVKVRAGRVVDRASWFIRPPLGHDAFLEWNTRIHGIVASDVVGAKSWEQQYPDIVAFAEGDVLVAHNARFDMGVIAGGCSATGTDLAEHHSLCSLAVARKTYTLDSYRLPSAAMAAGFAGFQHHDAAADAEACAAIVVHAAGHHGADTVEALGAATRVSIAPVRARDEKPKGTTQPRLSNRPMVFSD